In a genomic window of Aeromicrobium panaciterrae:
- a CDS encoding ROK family transcriptional regulator, protein MPSAGRTGVGTNQEDVRRHNLGTVLGHVHRAGRISRAELTARMGLNRSTIAGLVTELESLGLTEQVKPSGTRISAGRPSVDVRTRAGAYVLATDVRVDGLTVARVGIGGAVEARATGPIPSSHDPEAIGDSVVELMRLVVKDVKADAALVGIGVSVPGIIRAEDGLVRFAPNLGWHDVPFAQILADRITTPGRPVLGNDADLGALAEHLRGAGVGVDDLIYLSGEVGVGAGVIVGGRPLEGSGGYAGEIGHLPFTPDGKLCHCGSRGCWETEIGAPAIALAVGCPPDRVAALDEFLNGVSEASPDLRTVGRNLGRGLAAAVNLLNPRVIVLGGYLRALYPLVSEDVDAGLGAHALTAPRELVKVSVPGLGGDSVLLGAAELAFGALLRDPVACLATACHDVESVLAS, encoded by the coding sequence ATGCCCTCCGCGGGACGCACTGGCGTCGGAACAAACCAGGAGGATGTGCGGCGACACAACCTGGGCACCGTTCTGGGGCATGTGCACCGCGCAGGGCGCATTTCGCGCGCCGAGCTGACGGCTCGTATGGGACTCAACCGCAGCACGATCGCGGGGTTGGTCACCGAGCTCGAGTCGTTGGGTCTTACTGAGCAGGTCAAGCCGTCCGGCACGCGCATCAGCGCAGGACGACCGTCAGTGGACGTACGTACGCGTGCTGGTGCGTACGTACTCGCCACGGACGTGCGAGTCGACGGATTGACGGTTGCTCGGGTCGGCATCGGCGGTGCCGTCGAGGCGCGAGCGACTGGACCGATCCCGTCTTCGCATGATCCGGAGGCGATTGGAGACTCCGTCGTCGAGCTCATGCGACTCGTCGTCAAGGACGTCAAAGCCGACGCGGCGTTGGTCGGGATCGGCGTCAGCGTTCCCGGCATCATCCGCGCGGAAGACGGACTCGTACGGTTCGCGCCCAACCTCGGCTGGCATGACGTGCCATTCGCCCAGATTCTCGCGGACCGGATCACCACCCCCGGGCGCCCGGTGCTCGGCAACGATGCCGACCTCGGTGCGCTCGCTGAGCACCTTCGCGGTGCAGGAGTTGGCGTCGATGACCTCATCTATCTGTCTGGTGAGGTTGGCGTCGGTGCCGGCGTGATCGTTGGTGGCAGGCCGCTCGAAGGATCCGGCGGCTACGCAGGCGAGATCGGCCACCTGCCGTTCACCCCGGACGGCAAACTCTGTCACTGCGGTAGCCGCGGTTGCTGGGAAACAGAAATAGGTGCTCCGGCGATCGCACTCGCCGTCGGCTGTCCACCCGATCGAGTTGCCGCGCTGGACGAGTTCCTCAACGGCGTCAGCGAAGCCTCGCCCGATCTGCGCACTGTTGGACGCAACCTGGGACGTGGGCTCGCCGCCGCGGTCAACTTGCTCAACCCAAGAGTGATCGTGCTGGGTGGCTACCTGCGTGCGCTCTACCCGCTGGTCAGCGAGGACGTGGATGCGGGACTGGGCGCACATGCACTGACCGCGCCCCGAGAACTGGTGAAGGTGAGCGTTCCTGGCCTGGGCGGTGACTCAGTGTTGTTGGGTGCTGCCGAACTCGCCTTCGGTGCGCTCCTCAGAGATCCCGTCGCATGCCTTGCAACCGCCTGCCACGACGTCGAGAGTGTTCTCGCGTCCTAG
- a CDS encoding ABC transporter permease subunit produces the protein MTDIITDSEEAGFASDLTQSNTLGESVRAYITRVRGGDMGALPSIAGLVVLFIVFNFANDRFLSNLNMANLITQSGSIIILAMGLVMVLLLGEIDLSAGFAGGVSACVMGVLMVEHTQNWVVAVLAAMLFGAAIGLSIGLLVAKLGIPSFVVTLAYFLALQGVALWLIGEGGSVRIDQDVISGIANDNMSVAAGWISAVVLIAVLTVLRLLQHRRKVSLGLQHQPLALVAVQIAVVATVLLVVTYVLNQNRSVNPTFPIKGIPYVLPMVIVLLVFWTFMLGRTSWGRHVYAVGGNPEAARRAGINVDRIRISVFIICSAMAALSGIVQASYVGKVSTSSGGSYTLLFAVGAAVIGGTSLFGGKGKASDAVIGGLVIATIANGLGLLAQKSYITFLVTGGVLLLAASVDAISRRRRSATGLG, from the coding sequence ATGACCGACATCATCACCGATTCCGAAGAGGCGGGCTTCGCGTCCGACCTCACCCAGTCCAACACGTTGGGTGAGTCCGTGCGCGCCTACATCACCCGCGTGCGTGGTGGCGACATGGGCGCTCTTCCCTCGATCGCGGGTCTCGTAGTCCTGTTCATCGTCTTCAACTTCGCCAACGATCGGTTCCTTTCGAACCTCAACATGGCGAACCTGATCACCCAGTCTGGCTCGATCATCATCCTCGCGATGGGGCTGGTCATGGTCCTACTGCTGGGCGAGATCGACCTGTCGGCCGGCTTTGCGGGCGGTGTGTCCGCATGTGTCATGGGTGTCCTGATGGTGGAGCACACCCAGAACTGGGTCGTCGCGGTGCTCGCGGCAATGCTGTTCGGAGCGGCGATCGGCTTGTCCATCGGACTCCTCGTGGCGAAGCTCGGCATTCCGTCGTTCGTCGTCACGCTGGCGTACTTCCTCGCCCTGCAGGGCGTGGCCCTCTGGCTGATTGGCGAGGGCGGCTCCGTCCGTATCGATCAGGACGTGATTAGCGGCATCGCCAATGACAACATGAGCGTGGCAGCAGGTTGGATCTCCGCCGTTGTGCTCATCGCCGTGCTCACCGTGCTGAGGCTGCTGCAACACCGGCGCAAGGTCTCTCTTGGTCTGCAGCACCAGCCGTTGGCTCTCGTCGCGGTGCAGATCGCTGTCGTAGCGACAGTGCTGCTCGTCGTGACATATGTGCTCAATCAGAACCGCAGCGTCAACCCGACCTTCCCCATCAAGGGCATTCCGTATGTCCTGCCGATGGTCATAGTTCTTCTGGTCTTCTGGACGTTCATGCTCGGCCGTACGAGCTGGGGCCGGCACGTCTATGCCGTTGGCGGCAATCCCGAAGCCGCCCGTCGAGCCGGCATCAACGTCGACCGCATTCGTATCTCGGTGTTCATCATCTGCTCCGCGATGGCGGCGCTGAGCGGCATCGTCCAGGCGTCGTACGTTGGCAAGGTCTCGACCTCGTCGGGCGGTAGCTACACGCTGCTGTTCGCTGTTGGCGCGGCTGTCATCGGCGGAACGAGCTTGTTCGGCGGCAAGGGCAAGGCCAGCGATGCGGTGATCGGTGGTCTCGTGATCGCGACGATCGCCAACGGCCTGGGTCTGCTGGCGCAGAAGTCGTACATCACCTTCCTCGTGACCGGCGGCGTGCTTCTGCTCGCGGCCAGCGTCGACGCGATCTCGCGCAGGCGGCGGTCCGCAACAGGTCTCGGCTGA
- a CDS encoding ATP-binding cassette domain-containing protein translates to MSEKSPILHLRGINKSFGVAHVLHDVDLAIYPGEVTALVGDNGAGKSTLVKAIAGIYPADTGEYFFEGKPQHVTSAKDAAALGIEVVYQDLALCENLDIVENMFLGREKKNGLVLDETTMESKAREALTSLSVRTVKSVRQSVASLSGGQRQTVAIAKSVLWNSKVVLLDEPTAALGVAQTRQVLDLVRRLADSGVGVLLISHNLTDVFEVADRITALYLGRVAADVATKDVTSTQVVELITTGQSAGIAGPATKAVTS, encoded by the coding sequence ATGAGTGAAAAGTCGCCGATCCTTCATCTGCGCGGAATCAACAAAAGCTTCGGCGTCGCCCACGTCCTCCACGACGTCGACCTCGCCATCTATCCCGGTGAAGTCACCGCCCTCGTCGGTGACAACGGCGCCGGCAAGTCGACGCTGGTCAAGGCAATCGCCGGCATCTACCCGGCAGACACGGGCGAATACTTCTTCGAAGGAAAGCCCCAGCACGTCACCAGCGCCAAAGACGCTGCGGCGCTCGGCATCGAGGTCGTCTACCAGGACCTTGCCCTGTGCGAGAACCTCGACATCGTCGAGAACATGTTCCTCGGCCGCGAGAAGAAGAACGGCCTCGTCCTCGACGAGACGACAATGGAGTCCAAAGCCCGCGAGGCACTCACCTCGCTCTCGGTCCGCACCGTCAAGTCCGTGCGCCAGAGCGTCGCGAGCCTGTCAGGCGGCCAGCGGCAGACCGTAGCGATTGCCAAGTCAGTGCTGTGGAACTCCAAGGTCGTATTGCTCGACGAACCCACGGCGGCCCTGGGTGTCGCGCAGACCCGTCAGGTGCTCGACCTCGTGCGTCGTCTCGCCGACTCCGGCGTGGGCGTGCTGCTGATCTCGCACAACCTGACCGATGTGTTCGAGGTCGCTGACCGGATCACGGCGCTCTATCTCGGCCGGGTCGCTGCAGACGTCGCCACCAAGGATGTGACGTCGACGCAGGTCGTCGAGCTCATCACGACCGGCCAGTCCGCTGGCATTGCCGGCCCCGCCACGAAGGCTGTGACCTCATGA
- a CDS encoding substrate-binding domain-containing protein, whose product MKRTRNLVLATVMGATLALAGCGSSDSGGSDGGGKADGKIGVILPDTKSSVRWESADRPALEKAFKAAGVDYDIQNAEGDADKMATIADGMIADGVTVLAIVNLDSDSGAAIEEKAAKQGVKTIDYDRLTLGGSADVYISYDNAKVGALQGEGLAKCLGEKDANIIYLNGSPTDNNATLFSQGAHSVLDKISTYKNVAEQAVPDWDNEKAVTIFEQLYTKVDGKVDGVYAANDGLAGGVISILKKNGQAGKVPVTGQDATVEGLQNILAGTQCMTIAKSATGQAGALAEAAIAMVNGDKAATTGTVKDDTGKRDVPAVLLDPVAVDKSNVGAPIEAGDMKASDVCTGDFAKLCTDAGIS is encoded by the coding sequence GTGAAGCGGACACGCAATCTGGTACTTGCGACAGTCATGGGTGCGACCCTCGCGCTCGCTGGCTGTGGCAGCTCTGACAGCGGTGGAAGTGACGGCGGCGGCAAGGCAGACGGCAAGATCGGCGTCATCCTTCCCGACACGAAGTCCTCGGTTCGGTGGGAATCCGCTGACCGTCCGGCTCTCGAGAAGGCATTCAAGGCTGCTGGAGTCGACTACGACATCCAGAACGCTGAGGGTGACGCAGACAAGATGGCCACCATTGCTGACGGCATGATCGCCGACGGCGTGACGGTCCTCGCGATCGTCAACCTCGACTCTGACTCGGGTGCGGCAATCGAGGAGAAGGCGGCCAAGCAGGGCGTCAAGACCATCGACTACGACCGCCTCACCCTTGGTGGTTCGGCCGATGTCTACATCTCCTACGACAACGCGAAGGTCGGCGCCCTCCAGGGTGAAGGTCTCGCCAAGTGCCTCGGAGAAAAGGATGCCAACATCATCTACCTGAACGGCTCGCCGACCGACAACAACGCCACGTTGTTCTCGCAGGGTGCGCACAGCGTTCTCGACAAGATCTCGACGTACAAGAACGTTGCCGAGCAGGCTGTCCCGGACTGGGACAACGAGAAGGCCGTCACGATCTTCGAGCAGCTCTACACCAAGGTCGACGGCAAGGTTGACGGTGTGTACGCCGCCAACGACGGCCTCGCCGGCGGTGTTATCTCGATCCTGAAGAAGAACGGTCAGGCCGGCAAGGTCCCCGTCACTGGTCAGGACGCGACAGTTGAGGGTCTGCAGAACATCCTTGCGGGCACTCAGTGCATGACGATCGCGAAGTCGGCAACGGGCCAGGCTGGTGCGCTTGCTGAGGCTGCCATCGCCATGGTCAACGGCGACAAGGCTGCGACGACTGGCACAGTCAAGGACGACACCGGCAAGCGTGATGTGCCGGCGGTCCTGCTCGATCCGGTTGCTGTCGACAAGTCGAACGTCGGTGCTCCGATCGAGGCTGGCGACATGAAGGCCTCGGACGTGTGCACTGGCGACTTCGCCAAGCTGTGCACTGACGCTGGCATCAGCTAA